The Oceaniferula marina sequence CCCTTGTCCGAGCCGTGGATGTCTACCGTGGATCCATCAGCCGCAAGCGCTGAGTCCGAACACACTTCTGCAAGAAAACGTAGTTCAGGTTTCAGCCCCATCCTATTCGCCCCCGCTCAAACTCCCCAACCGAGAGTAGCTAGGGAGAGGTAACATCCTCTTTTTTCATCAAGCCCACGATACTTTTGTATTGGGCCTGCCAAGCGTCCTTGCTGTAACCGCCGGCGAGGGTCATCACAAAGGGAATCTTCCGCTTGCGGCACTCAGCTAAGACGTAGGCGTCACGCCGGGCAATCCCCTCATGGGTCATGGTCCCATTGGCCAGTGGATCACCGGCCAAAGCATCACAACCGGAGACATAAAACACGATGTCAGGCTTCGACTTCGCAATCACCTTCGGCAGCCAATGCTTCAGTGACCGCATGTAAGCATCATCCGTCACGCCCGCCGGGACCGACACATCACGGTCTCCCGTTTCCTTGGGGACCGGGTAGATCCCGGATTCATGCATGGAAAAAGTAAAGGTGCTCGGGTCGTCCTCCAGGCAAACAATCGTGCCATTCCCCTGATGAATATCCGTATCCACCACCAGCGCCCTCTTGATTTCCCCCTCTTTCTGTAGTTTGCGGATCGCAATCGGAACATCGGCAATCACACAAAAGCCCTCGCCGCTTTCCGGCTTGGCGTGATGATACCCACCACCCAGATTGATCGCAGCCCCATGATCCAATGCCAGACGAGATGCCTTCAGTGTCCCTCCGGAGGCTAGAATAAAGGGATCGATCAGACTCCGTTTAAGCATCCTCTTGGGAAGCAGGCGCACTGCTGGTGCCTCCAGATAGACAGCCACCCAAGCTGGCGATTTCAGAGTCTCCAAATAGTCCTGGCTGTGCACCAATAGCAGGGTTTCACGAGCTAAGGGTTCTGGTCGATGTTCGTTCTCCTCGTTCAACACCCCCGCCTTTTTTAATCCGCGGTGGATTTTCTGATACTTACCAATGTCAAAGGGATGCAACTTTTCCAGACCAAAGGCCCCGATCCGGTACCCCTTGTCGTAGACGACCGGGATTCGGTCCAATGCATCCGGATCCGCGACGAGCTGCTGGCTCGTGCAGGAAAGCACCAGACAGGACCACATCAAAAAAACAATCGCCT is a genomic window containing:
- a CDS encoding histone deacetylase family protein — protein: MKKWLQAIVFLMWSCLVLSCTSQQLVADPDALDRIPVVYDKGYRIGAFGLEKLHPFDIGKYQKIHRGLKKAGVLNEENEHRPEPLARETLLLVHSQDYLETLKSPAWVAVYLEAPAVRLLPKRMLKRSLIDPFILASGGTLKASRLALDHGAAINLGGGYHHAKPESGEGFCVIADVPIAIRKLQKEGEIKRALVVDTDIHQGNGTIVCLEDDPSTFTFSMHESGIYPVPKETGDRDVSVPAGVTDDAYMRSLKHWLPKVIAKSKPDIVFYVSGCDALAGDPLANGTMTHEGIARRDAYVLAECRKRKIPFVMTLAGGYSKDAWQAQYKSIVGLMKKEDVTSP